A region of the Candidatus Zixiibacteriota bacterium genome:
ACCACAACTAGCACCGCTAAAACCGCGACCAAACTTCTCCACGACATTATCTTCAACCTCATCTCAAGCACACGCATCGTAAGCCATTCCTGATTCAACTAATGATGTTGAACAGACGTCCCCAGCGAACCTTCTGCACGAAATGCACCGCGTTGTATATGAACATCCGATGTACCGACAGGGGGTCACTGAGAGAGACCTCCGGGGAAGGATAGATATCATCGTTCCAGGACCAATGGACAATTAACGCTTTTCCGAGGATCAAGTCCTTGGATACCGGTCCCCAAAAGCGGGAATCGTAGGAGTTGTCCCGATTGTCCCCCATCATGAAGAAATAACCGGGTGGTACGACATAAGGTCCCCAGTTATCCCGTGACTCACGTCCCCCCGGGGCTCGCGGTTGAATCCGATCGGTAAATTTTGAGTGTTCCGGATCAGGGAAACGAACTCCATTGATAAACAGTTCTTTATCCTTAACCAGAACCGTATCTCCGCCGACAGCTACGCAACGTTTGATGTATTTGGTTACACCGTCGCGGGGAAACAGGAAAATCACGACATCACCCGGCTCAGGATCATGCATTTCCGGAAGCCGCCAGTTTGTCAAAGGAATGCGTGCTCCGTAAACGAATTTATTGGCCAGCAAAAAATCACCGATCAGCAGTGTATCTTCCATTGAAGCCGACGGGATCTTATACGCCTCTACGATAGAAGTCTTGATAATAATCGCAAGTACGACGGCAATGGTGATCTGCTTGAAATTATCCCAAAAAGTAGTGAACAATCCAGGCTGTTGGCTCATTCAGTCTATATCCTTGTCCTATGGTATCCATTTGTCTTAGTTCTGGTACGTTTCAATCTCTTCCAGGATTCAGTTAATCGTCGCTCCGGACGGCTAATTCCGCGTAAATACCCGCACGATATCGTTATAGGTCACGAAGACTAAAAGTGTCAGGATTAGAACGAGTCCGACCTGCTGCGCCCAGGCGCGAGCTTTGATCGGCACCGGACCGCCTTTGATCTTCTCGATTGCCAGGAACACCAAATGGGCTCCATCGAGAATCGGGATAGGCAAAACATTCAGCACGGCGAGGTTGATAGACAATATCCCTAATAACCAAAGCAGACTGGCAGCGCCGCTGCGGGCCGCCTCACCGGCCTGACTGGCAATAAAAACGGGGCCGCCCAGTTGTTTGACCGATTCCCGCCCGGTAATGAGATTCTTAACGAAATTGGCGGTCAACACCACTACTTCATGAGTCAGCTTGAAACCGTCCACGATCGCTGCTCCCAGTGGTGGTGTCTCGCGAAGCGGCGCGAATCCAATTATCCCCACCGCCTGAGTTCCCTCAGGTCCGCCTTTGACCGAATCTACGGCAGTGGTCATGGTAGCGCTGAGAGTATCGTTGCCGCGCAGCCAGGTAAGATCGAGTGGTTCCGCCAGCTTAGCGTTGATACGCACCCGAAGACTGTCGAAATCATACACCCGGTAGCCGTCGATAGCTATCACCACATCACCGGTTTCAAGGCCGCCCAATTTCGCCGGACCGTCTTTGCGCAACTCACCGATCGCTACGCCACGGGGGTCATTGACCAGTGATCCGCCGACCAGCACCAGAGCAATCATAAAACCAATCGCGGCCAGATAGTTCATGAACGGACCGGCAAAAATAACCGCCGCCCGCCGGCCGACCGATTTGGACTGGAATTCGTCAGAAGCTCCGGTCGTGGGGTCATCCGGATTCTCTCCGGCCATCTTGACAAAACCACCCAACGGAATGATACCGATACAATAAGTGGTATCGCCCTTCTTTTTAGCGAATATGTTCGGCGGGAAACCGAGCGAAAATTTCTCTACCCTGATTCCTACCCATTTAGCCACCGTAAAATGACCCAGTTCATGGACGAAAATCAGAACACCCAGAACCAGAATAAACGACAAAAGTGTAATCATATCAGTTTTCCTGCAGTTCGGCGGCCAGCTCTCGGGCCTGCCGGTCTGCATTCAAAATATCCTCCAGGTTCGGATTATCAACAACAGAAATCCGATTTACTACATTCTCAATTGTCTTAGCAATATCGGTATACGCAATCTTCTTGCTTAGAAACATCTCCACCGCAACTTCATTGGCGGCGTTGAACAAGGCCGGAGCCGTCCCCCCGGCTCGGGCGACATCAAAGGCTATCCGCAGAGCCGGAAATCGTTCTAAGTCCGGCGGTTCAAAATCAAGCTGGAGCCGCTTTGCAAAATCCAGACGGCCGAAATCCGAAGGCGCCCGTTCCGGCCAGAACAGCGCATAGGTTATCGGTAAACGCATATCCGGACGCGAAAGTTGGGCAATTATGGAGGAGTCCTGAAACTCGACCATCGAATGCACAATCGACTGCGGATGTACGACCACTTCCACTTGATCCACCGGCACACCAAAAAGAGAAACAGCCTCGATTACTTCCAGCCCCTTGTTGGCTAAGGTCGAACTATCAACGGTAATTTTAGGACCCATGTTCCAGGTTGGATGATTCAGCGCCTTTTCCGGGGTAATCCCGGCGAACTGCTCGGCCGGTAAAGTCCGAAAAGGCCCGCCGGAAGCAGTAATGATAACTCGCCGAATTTCCGAAGCCCGACCGGCCATTAAAGCCTGCCAGATAGCCGAATGCTCCGAGTCAACCGGAAGAATCCTGGCCCCTTTTCGTTTCATCAGATCGGCAAAAAGCGGTCCACCCGTAACCAGTGATTCTTTGTTGGCCAGGGCGAGATATTTATCGGCTTTGACCGCTGCCAGCGAAGCCCGCAATCCGGCCGCCCCGACAACCGCGTTGACAACAACATCAACACCACCCCGCTCGGCCAGCGCCACCACCGCTTCCGAGCCAACGACCAGCTCTATCCCGGTCCCCTGTAACTGAGCAGCCAGGTCATCAGTCCGGGACTCATCAACCAGACAGACAATCGCAGGTTTAAACTCACGGCACTGAGTAGCCAGCAGATCGACATTGGAGTAAGCGGCCAGGGCTTTTACCTCAAATGCGTCAGGATGCAGTCGGACAACATCCAGAGTCGATTTACCAATCGAACCGGTAGAGCCGAGTATTGCCAGTCGTTTCGGTTTCATATTCCCTTTTAACGGCTTTATCGCGCCGTGGTTTCTTTTCAGATCACTCCATACAGGTCGAAAGGCGGGACAGCTAATCCCGCCTTTCCGAAATTTCGAATTATCTCATGCGATCAGAGCGGATTGCCGTCCTTATCGCAGACATAAACCTTGGTCATCATCACCGGAGTCTTAGGATGAGACAACTCGTTCGGATTGTTCGGATTGGCTTCGACTTCGACCGAGCCGATCTTGTGCAGAACATCATATCCGGATATAAGGTGACCGAAAACAGTGTATTTACCGTCCAGATAAGCCGTACTCTGATTACGGGCCAGTACAACAAAGAATTGACAAGAGGCTGAATTAGGACTTTGTGAGCGAGCCATGGACAGGGTACCGTCTTCATGCGGGATATCGGAGAATTCGGCTTGTAAATAATAACCGGCGTTCCCCATACCGCTGTTCATCGGGTCCCCTGTCTGCACCATGAAATTGTCGATCACGCGGAAGAACTGAAGATTATCGTAAAATCCCTCACGGGCGCGGGCGGCAAACGAGTCGGCATGAGCTGGAGCGACATCGCGGTACAGTTCGGCGACCATTTTGCCATAGTCGGTTTCGATAGCTACGAAGGGGTTGTTCTCATTGCGAACCGGATAGGTTTTATTGGCGATATCGGTTGTTGTCTTTTCGCCGGTGTTCTCCTGGACAGCCTGATTATCGGTTTTCTTGGCGGCATTATCGTTCCCGGAACACCCCACCAGAAGACCCAGCAGGGCCAAAGTCAAGAACAAGTGTCTCATTAGTTTATCCCTTTCAAACAATCAATCTTTGAAACAATGCGGCGAATATACCGGTTGGCTCAGAGGGTGTCAACTGTCAAACGGCGGGGCATTTCAGCGACAAGAATGATACCCCCTCTCATCTATAAACGACCGAATTGAAGTTTCGGGCGACACAAGGCCGCCCGCTACTCGAACCCGGCCCTCTCCATCGCGTAGTCGGGGGGCTTGTTTCCCCGACTGCCTGACGGAGCGCGGAAAGATCCAAGCTGATTCAGCGCAGTACAATCTTCTTAGGCCGCCATTGAAACCGGCCGAGATCAATTTTGCCGCTATCGGAAAAAACGATCCCTTCCTCGACAAGCAACGCTCGTTGCAATTCATATCCCTGCCCCGGTTTAAGAGCAATTTTGCCCTGAGAGTTGATTACACGAAACCAGGGGAGTTTTTCATTGCGGGAGGCGTTGAGTGTCCAGACCACTAATCGGGCTGCTCGGGGATTACCGGCAAGCGCGGCAATCTGGCCGTAGCCGGCCACTCGTCCTTTGGGAATCTTGCGGATGACCTGCCGGATACGATCCTGGAGATTCGATTCCTTGGAAGTTGTAGATGATCGCGAGACCATAGTCATCAATGAAGATATTTGTTTCTAACCGCTTTAAGGAGCGCCTGGCTGCGGTCATCCCTCTTTTGACTAACTGAGGCGGGATACAAGTCCCAATCAAACGGCTCGGCAATATCCACCTGGAAAGCGGAAGAATCAGCCTGGTGGCACCAGAAGGTCAGGTTCTCATCGGAGTATTGGAACCATACCGACGGCGGTTCTTCTTCGTCAAAGCCGGACTCGTCGGCCGCCCCGTAAATCCCCCAGATGTTGTTACCAAAATTAAACGGGATATAACGGCTGCCTATTCCGATCCCGTCAGCGGTGGTTCCCTCGTAGCGGGCGCTCATGGAGCCATCCGGTTGTTCGTAAACGGAGTCAACCACCAGGATCGAAAAAACCGGTGAGGTCGCGCCGATCACATGGTCGAGGTTGGTGTCGTAAATTACAAAAACTACCCCCAGCGTCTTTTCGTAATTCGCCACCATGACCTCTTCGAAATCCGCCACCGTGTCAAGCGATACCGGAGTGCCGTTGAAAGCCGTGACCATGGCATAGCTGTCGTCGACCAGAATATACTGACCCTGACCGTGCGTGCCCGGATTAAGCATATTGGCACGAAGAATCACATCGACGGTATCGAGATTCTTAACGATCGCTCTGACGGTAGCACGGCCTAGCTCTCCGGAAAAATCATAGGTATTGTGAAGCACACCGCTGCTGTTGGTCTTACCCGAGTCCAGCAACAGATTGCCGTCCCCTTCGAGCAATTCGAAGAATATCCATTTATCGGCGATTCTCTTGCTGTCGTTGTCAAGTACGGCAAAATCAAGAGAAGGGCTAAGCAGGGTATCACCCATCTCTCCCTTATAATAAAAACCGTTTATAGCAGTCAGGCCAGTGGCCTTAGTCGGTTCGACGGGATTATCGTCACCACAACCGCCACAAGCCAAAACCGTTATGCCGATTAAAACAGCAACCGCCATCAATCGAGTCAAAGTCAGAAACATAAAACTCCTCAGAATTCTCAAATAAGCATGTCATTACCGGTATCGGCCGTACCTGGCGCCGATTATACGACAGACCATATAAAAGACGGTCTACCGGAAGTAGTACTTGAGACCACCGGCAAAATTAAAATGCTTCGCCCGATAACCGGTAGACAGAAACTGCCAGCTTACCTGCGGAACCAGCGTGATAAAATTCTGCCCGGAGGCATCCCCCCATAGCTTCAATTCGAAACCGGCGTTGGCTGCCAGTGAGATATCCAACTGAGTCTCAGTCTGGACATCGTTAGCCGTTTCCGTTGTCAATCCGGCCATGAATTCGGGCCCCAGATACGGTGCAAAGCCGACATCCGCCAGATCGGTAAACAGGTAGTTGGCCTGGGCTTTGATATTGTACTGGTTGATAAATGGAATGGGGGCCATTTGCCAGGTCAGTTCGGTGGTACTGAACTCATCCAACTGGTCGATTTTAGTGTACTGAAAACCCACCAGATACTGGAAATGACCGCCGCGAAGTTGCCCGAAATTGAATCCGAAGTGATAGGTTGACCTATAGACCTGATCGGCATCGAGCTTATAGGTATGACCATTATAATCAAAATCCAGGATACCTACGCCCTCGTATTTGCCGATCGGCTCCGAAAGCCCGCCGTAAACCTCAAAAACATTGTACCGTTTGGCTACTTTGACTATCTCCGCCTGACTCACACCGGACAGGATTAAAACGGCCAGGATTGCAAGAATAACCGAGATTCTTCCCTTTTGCATGCTTACTCCGCTGATAGAAGTCCTTATGTTCCGGCCCTAAGTTGGTCAGCGGCCGGCCTGCTGTCAATCAATATCGCCTCAACTTATTGTACACTTTTGTACCGAGTCGGTCGACTAGGATAACAAAATCCAGTAATCGGTCAGATTGCGGTTGCCTGTTCGGGGGAAGAGACTATATTTTGCGAACCCGAACTTCTCGGGTTCCGTAACTGAGCATGGAGTGAAACGAAAGCGATTTCTGTATGCCGAGTACCAACATAATTATTATTGGCGCCGGGGTGATGGGTCAGGGCCTGGCCGAGGCTGTGGCCACCTCAGGCGAAGAAGTGACACTGGTCGACAAGACAACCAAGCTGGCCGAAAAAGGGGTTAAAGGGATTGGTGAGGCTATCGACCGCGAGATCCACAAATGGGGCCTGACCAAATCCGATAAGAAAGCTATCATGGCCCGGATATACCCCTCGTCTGATCTCTCCCAGGCGGAGGACGCCTCGATCATTATCGAGTGCATTCCGGAGTACCTCGAGACCAAACGAACGTTGTTCGAGAAGCTGGACTCGATCTGCGATGAAAAAGCTACCCTGATCACCAATTCAGGAACACTGTCGATTTCCGAGATCGCCGCCGCCACCGAACGACCGCAAAAAGTCATCGGTATGCATTTTTTAACACCGGTCACCAAAGTGCCGCTGGTTGAAATCGTCAAGGGACTTAAAACCGATCAGCATACCTTCGACAAAGCCGTCGAATTTGCCGACCTCCTCAACAAACAGTGGATTACCGTTAATGAGTATCCCGGTTTCGTCACCACCCGCTGCATCGTTCCCCTGATTAACGAAGCAATGCACGTTTTGATGGAGGGCGTAGCTTCGGCTGATGATATCGACAAGGCCATGAAACTGGGCTTCGGATTCAATGTGGGACCGCTTTCCCTGGCCGATATGATGGGTCTCGACGTGGTTATGTCCTGGATGGAGAATCTCCTGTCCGAGCTTTCCGAACACAAGTACAATCCCTGCCCGCTGCTGAGAAAAATGGTTCGCGCCGGACGCCTGGGGGTTAAGACCGGACGCGGTTTCTTCCGCTACGATGAAGAAGGTAATCGCCTGCCCGACACCCCGCTGAACCATGTCGTGGAAGGAGCATGAGTCGATGAAGATTCTCGTTATCAATGCCGGCTCATCGTCGGTAAAATACCAGTTGATTGACACCGAAACGGAAAAAGTCATGGCCAAGGGGATGGTCTCCCGGATCGGCATGTCCGAGGCAGTCCTGACCCATAAGCCGCACGACGGTCGTGAAGTCAAGGTGACCGGTGAGATTCTCGACCATACCATTGCCATCGAATATATCGTCACGGTTTTGATGTCCGAAAACCACGGCGTGATTAAGGACGCCTCCGAAATCGACGCCGTCGGGCATAGAGTAGTCCACGGCGGTGAGCAATTTGCCCATTCCGTCCTGATCACACCGGATCTGATGACCGAACTGCGCTCCCTGATCGAACTGGCCCCGCTGCATAATCCGCATAACATTCGCGGCATCATGGCCTGCCAGAAGAATCTTCCGAATGCCCCGCAGGTAGCCGTGTTCGACACCGCTTTCCATCATGAAATGCCGCCTCATGCCTACATCTACGGCATCCCCTATGTTCTTTACAAACGTTACGGAATCCGCCGGTACGGTTTCCACGGCATGTCGCATCTCTATGTAACCGAACGCGGCGCCCAACTCCTCGGCAAGACATCTGAGGAATTGCGCATGATCTCCTGCCATCTTGGCAACGGAGCATCGATTACGGCCGTGGATCATGGCGTTTCGATTGATACTTCGATGGGTTTCACTCCCCTCGAAGGGTTGCTCATGGGAACGCGCTCGGGTGACCTTGATCCGGCTATTATCTTGCACCTGATGGCTCGTGAGGAGTTGACCCTGCACGAAGCCAATACTCTGCTCAACAAACACTCAGGCCTGGCCGGTATTTCCGGAGTCTCTTCGGATATGCGCGAAATCGAGCAGGGCGCCCGAGAAAAGACCGGTAATGCCGCCCTGGCTTTAAACGTCTTCTGTTATCGTCTGAAGAAGTACATTGCCGCCTATGCCGCTGCCATGGGGGGACTGGACACCGTCGTCTTCACGGCCGGTGTGGGAGAGAATTCACCCATCGTGCGTGCCAAGACCTGCGAAAAACTCGAGTTCCTCGGGATACACATAGACGACGAAAAGAACCGCACGGCCAAGGGAGATGCGATTATTTCGACCGAGGACTCCCCGGTCAAGGTGCTGGTTATTCCGACCAACGAGGAGTTGGTAATCGCTCGCGACACACAGCGCATCGTTTCCGAGCAGAAGTAACAGCAATATCGGCAGGTCTCGGTGAGACCTTCCCCTTACGACACCAGGTTGCAAGCAACCTGACCTGCATGAATGAAGAAGCTATCCGAAAGGCGGGATCCCCTTGATCCCGCCATTTATTTTTCAGATAATCAACAACTAGATCTATTTGATACTGGTACGGCAAATTCCCCTGGCTTTTTCCCACCCGTGGACAGATGGACCACCGGCCGGAGCTTGTATATGTGGGCAACTGACTTCCCCTTAGACGCCGTAGACCAGAGCCCTGTCAATCGCCAATATCCGAAGTCCGGGCCCCCTGTGATCCCGGACTATAGCTCGTGAATTGATTTACATAAAGCGAAGTTTCGACATCTTGCTTCATCTTTTCGATACCTCACCCATTGGGAATGTTAAAAAACTATTATTACGGCGGAGACAAACCCCGCCGCTACGCGTTAAGAAATCCTAACCTCGCGTAGCGGGCGGCCTTGTGTCGCCCGCATTATGGTTGTGTTTTACAGAATATCTATGCATACGACTTTTTTAGATTGGGTGCGATTTGGGATCGCGAAGTGAGGTTTCGACGAGATGAACTTACTACCCCTACGGCAGTTGGTATCGTTCGCATAACTCGGCCACTTTGGTTGAATCCATACCGCGCTCAATTGCTTTCCTGAGCCCCTCGTTCGCTTCCTGCATGCGACCGTGCTTGGCCATGAAGTCTATATACTGTTCAAACACTCGAAGCGGGGCATCGGTCCGGGAGGTAACGTACGAAATTATCCATTCGTAAGCATTTCGGTCTGACGTGCGAGAGTAGAGTGTAATCATACCAAGATACGGAGCAAGATCAGCCGAATCGAGGTGAATCGCCTCTTTAAGTGCCCATTCTGCTTTGTTGTAATCACCCAGTTGAAGATAGGCCGCACCGAGATTGTTGAAAGTCGATATGCCGTGTGGATTAAGACCACGGGCAATCTCCAGCGACTCAAGAGCCTTATCCGGTTGATTCAGACGCACGTAACAAGCGCCTATCATAGTCCAACTATTCCAAAAGACGGGATTAGCC
Encoded here:
- the lepB gene encoding signal peptidase I, yielding MSQQPGLFTTFWDNFKQITIAVVLAIIIKTSIVEAYKIPSASMEDTLLIGDFLLANKFVYGARIPLTNWRLPEMHDPEPGDVVIFLFPRDGVTKYIKRCVAVGGDTVLVKDKELFINGVRFPDPEHSKFTDRIQPRAPGGRESRDNWGPYVVPPGYFFMMGDNRDNSYDSRFWGPVSKDLILGKALIVHWSWNDDIYPSPEVSLSDPLSVHRMFIYNAVHFVQKVRWGRLFNIIS
- a CDS encoding M50 family metallopeptidase, with the translated sequence MITLLSFILVLGVLIFVHELGHFTVAKWVGIRVEKFSLGFPPNIFAKKKGDTTYCIGIIPLGGFVKMAGENPDDPTTGASDEFQSKSVGRRAAVIFAGPFMNYLAAIGFMIALVLVGGSLVNDPRGVAIGELRKDGPAKLGGLETGDVVIAIDGYRVYDFDSLRVRINAKLAEPLDLTWLRGNDTLSATMTTAVDSVKGGPEGTQAVGIIGFAPLRETPPLGAAIVDGFKLTHEVVVLTANFVKNLITGRESVKQLGGPVFIASQAGEAARSGAASLLWLLGILSINLAVLNVLPIPILDGAHLVFLAIEKIKGGPVPIKARAWAQQVGLVLILTLLVFVTYNDIVRVFTRN
- the dxr gene encoding 1-deoxy-D-xylulose-5-phosphate reductoisomerase — translated: MKPKRLAILGSTGSIGKSTLDVVRLHPDAFEVKALAAYSNVDLLATQCREFKPAIVCLVDESRTDDLAAQLQGTGIELVVGSEAVVALAERGGVDVVVNAVVGAAGLRASLAAVKADKYLALANKESLVTGGPLFADLMKRKGARILPVDSEHSAIWQALMAGRASEIRRVIITASGGPFRTLPAEQFAGITPEKALNHPTWNMGPKITVDSSTLANKGLEVIEAVSLFGVPVDQVEVVVHPQSIVHSMVEFQDSSIIAQLSRPDMRLPITYALFWPERAPSDFGRLDFAKRLQLDFEPPDLERFPALRIAFDVARAGGTAPALFNAANEVAVEMFLSKKIAYTDIAKTIENVVNRISVVDNPNLEDILNADRQARELAAELQEN
- a CDS encoding peptidylprolyl isomerase yields the protein MRHLFLTLALLGLLVGCSGNDNAAKKTDNQAVQENTGEKTTTDIANKTYPVRNENNPFVAIETDYGKMVAELYRDVAPAHADSFAARAREGFYDNLQFFRVIDNFMVQTGDPMNSGMGNAGYYLQAEFSDIPHEDGTLSMARSQSPNSASCQFFVVLARNQSTAYLDGKYTVFGHLISGYDVLHKIGSVEVEANPNNPNELSHPKTPVMMTKVYVCDKDGNPL
- a CDS encoding MGMT family protein; protein product: MTMVSRSSTTSKESNLQDRIRQVIRKIPKGRVAGYGQIAALAGNPRAARLVVWTLNASRNEKLPWFRVINSQGKIALKPGQGYELQRALLVEEGIVFSDSGKIDLGRFQWRPKKIVLR
- a CDS encoding 3-hydroxyacyl-CoA dehydrogenase NAD-binding domain-containing protein; the protein is MPSTNIIIIGAGVMGQGLAEAVATSGEEVTLVDKTTKLAEKGVKGIGEAIDREIHKWGLTKSDKKAIMARIYPSSDLSQAEDASIIIECIPEYLETKRTLFEKLDSICDEKATLITNSGTLSISEIAAATERPQKVIGMHFLTPVTKVPLVEIVKGLKTDQHTFDKAVEFADLLNKQWITVNEYPGFVTTRCIVPLINEAMHVLMEGVASADDIDKAMKLGFGFNVGPLSLADMMGLDVVMSWMENLLSELSEHKYNPCPLLRKMVRAGRLGVKTGRGFFRYDEEGNRLPDTPLNHVVEGA
- a CDS encoding acetate kinase, whose amino-acid sequence is MKILVINAGSSSVKYQLIDTETEKVMAKGMVSRIGMSEAVLTHKPHDGREVKVTGEILDHTIAIEYIVTVLMSENHGVIKDASEIDAVGHRVVHGGEQFAHSVLITPDLMTELRSLIELAPLHNPHNIRGIMACQKNLPNAPQVAVFDTAFHHEMPPHAYIYGIPYVLYKRYGIRRYGFHGMSHLYVTERGAQLLGKTSEELRMISCHLGNGASITAVDHGVSIDTSMGFTPLEGLLMGTRSGDLDPAIILHLMAREELTLHEANTLLNKHSGLAGISGVSSDMREIEQGAREKTGNAALALNVFCYRLKKYIAAYAAAMGGLDTVVFTAGVGENSPIVRAKTCEKLEFLGIHIDDEKNRTAKGDAIISTEDSPVKVLVIPTNEELVIARDTQRIVSEQK